GTCGGCGAACTGGCGGCGCGGGTTGTAGACGCTGTTGAACTTCCACAGCATCCGGGCGAAGTTCGTCTGCCCGTGGGCGAGGTTGCGGCCCAGGATCCGCGCGGCACCGAACGCCGTGCGCAGCCCGAGGTGCTTGCGGTTGATGACGCCCTGGGTGCGGACCAGCTCCCGGTAGAAGACGTCCAGCGGCAGCTTCGTCGGGACGACGGCGTGCTGGATGTCGAAGAGCCGGTAGTCCCGGGTGGTCAGCCGGCGCGCCTCGGTGTGCCAGATCTCCGTGCCCGGATACGGCGTCATCACCGTCAGGTGCACGATCTCCGGGACCGACAGGGCGAACTCCCGGACGAGACGGAACTGCTCCTCGTCCCAGGCGGGGTCCACGATCAGGTTGATCGCCACGCTGATGCCCAGCTTCCGGGCGACCTCCAGGGCCTGGAAGTTCTCGTCCGGACTCACCCGTTTGCGGTACAGGTCGAGCCCCTCGGCGTCGATCGCCTCCATGCCGAGGAACATGTAGCGCAGGCCCAGCCGGGTCCAGCGTTCGAACACCTCGGTGTTGCGCAGCAGCACGTCGCTGCGGGTCTCCAGGTAGTACTGCTTGCGGACGCCGCGCCGCTCCACCTCCGCGGCGATCGCGTTGCCGTGCTCCGGCCGGATGAAGGCCACGTCGTCCACGATGAAGACGTTGGGCTCCCGGATGCTCGCCAGCTCCGCGGCGGCGGCCTCGGGGGAGGCCTTGCGGTAGCTGCGACCGTAGAACGTCCAGGCGGAGCAGAACGAACAGTCCCAGGGGCAGCCGCGGGTGAACTCGATGGACGCGCACGGATCGAGTTCGCCGATGAAGTACCGCCCCCGGCGGCGCATCAGGTCCCGGGCCGGGCGCGGACTGTCGATGCTGTGCAGCATCGAGGGCGCCGGACCGCGCCCGTCGGCGGTGACGATGCCGGGGACGCCCTCGACACCGCCGTCGCGCACCGCTTCGAGGAGCGGGGCCATCGCCGGTTCGCCCTCGCCCCGGACGACGGCGTCGAGCGCGCCCCCGGCCTGTTCGAGGACCTCCTCGGCGACGAACGAGACGCTGTGCCCGCCGAAGAACACGAAGCTGCGGGGCAGCACCCGTTTGATCGCGCGGGCCAGGTCGATGGCCTCGGGGATGTTGGCGAGGTAGTTGAGCGAGAAGCCGACGACGTCCGGACGGAACCGGAACACCTCCCGGCGCAGGTCCGCCTCGCGCAGCACCTGAAGGTCCACCACGCGGACCTCGTGGCCGGCCTCGCGTGCCGCCGCGGCGACACGTTCCAGCCCCAGCGGTTCCAGCCTGAGGAAGATCTCGGAGTACATGAGGGCACTGGGATGGACGAGCAGCAGACGCATGAATTCACCTCGGGCCGCATGGTGTGAAACAGGGGGTAACCGGTCCCGACCCCCGGGAAACAGCGACTCGGCCGTACGGCGCAGTGGAGGGGCGCGACCTTTGCATACGGCAAACGATGTGGGGAACCCGCTGTTCCAGTCCCGTCTCCCGCCGACAGTACGAGGCCCAGATGACAACGCTGACCAGCTCCGCGCGACCGGAGCAGGACGACGCCCCCGCGGTGTCCTCCGCCGGTGCCGAGGACCCGAGTCTGTGCTCCGAGCGGATCGACGCCCTCGTCGGACGGGTTCACGCGGCCGGGCCCGGGCCCGCGCGCCGGGCGGCGCGGGAGGAGGCCATCAGCCTGCTCGTGCCCTTCGCGCGCCGGGTCGCCGCCAAGTACCGCAACGTCACCACCGAGGATCCGGACGACCTGGTCCAGATCGCCTGCCTGGGACTGGTCAAGGCCGTGGACGGCTACGACCCCGGCCGCGGCCACGCCTTCCTCGCCTACGCGCTGCCGACCGTCACCGGCGAGATCAAACGCCACCTGCGCGACCGGAGCGGACTGCTGCGGCTGCCGCGCCCCGTGCAGGAGGCCCGCAACCGGGTGGGCCACGCCCGGCGCGAGCTGGAGCAGCGGCTGGGCGGGCGGACCCCGACGGCCGAGGAGATCGCGCACGTCAGCGGGCTGACCACCGAGGCGGTCACCGAGGCGCTGCGCTCGGAGACGGCGTGCCGGCTGCGCTCGCTCGACGCCCCGGAACGCGGCGAGGAGGCCGGCGGGCGGGCCGTCTCGGACGCCGTCGGCGACCACGACCCGGCGCTCGACCTGGTCGTGGACCGGCTCACCCTGGCGAGCGCCGTGCACTGCCTGCCGGAGCGCGAGCGCCGCATCCTCTACCTCCGGTTCTTCCACGACCAGACCCAGCAGCAGATCGCCACGGCCGTCGGGGTGTCCCAGATGCAGGTCTCCCGGCTCCTCACCCGCTGCCTGGCCCGGCTGCGCGAGCGGCTCACGGCCCCGGAACCGGCGACGGAGACCGCCCCGGCCCACCCACCGGCCCGTCGGCAGGCCCCGGCACCCGACCGCCGGCCCGTCCCCCCTCTAGAGAAGGAGCAGCATGCGTGCCCTGACCGTACGACCCGGCCACGCCGCCACCCCGAGCCCGCAGGAGATCGACGAGCCGACACCGGCCGCCGGCGAACTCCTCGTCCGCGGGCTCGCGCTGGGCGTGTGCGGTACCGACCGGGAGATCGCCCGCGGGGAGTACGGCCAGGCGCCCGGGGGCCGGGACCGGCTGGTCCTGGGCCACGAGTCGCTGGGCCGGGTGGAACGCGCCCCGGACGGCAGCGGGTTCGGCGCCGGCGACCTGGTCGCGGGCGTGGTGCGCCGCCCCGATCCGGAGCCCTGCGGCGCCTGCGCGCACGGCGAGTTCGACATGTGCCGCAACGGCCGCTACGAGGAGCGCGGCATCAAGGGCCGCGACGGCTACGGCTCCGAGATGTGGTCCGTCGAGGCGGACTACGCCGTCCGCATCGATCCCGGCCTCGGGCTCGCCGGCGTCCTGATGGAGCCGACCAGCGTGGTGGCCAAGGCCTGGGAGCAGATCGAACGGGTGGGCGCCCGCGCCTGGTTCGAGCCGCGCCGGGCACTGGTGACCGGCGCGGGCCCGATCGGCCTGCTGGCCGCCCTGCTGGGGCGGCAGCGCGGCCTCGACGTGCACGTCCTCGACCGCGTCGCCGACGGGGCGAAGCCGGAGGCGGTACGGGCCCTGGGGGCGACCTACCACTCCGGTGACGCGGCCGACGTGGTCTCCGCGCTGCGCCCGGACGTGGTCGTCGAGGCCACCGGCGCCGGTCCCGTGGTGTTCGACTGCGTGAGCGGCACGGCGGCGTACGGGATCGTCTGCCTCACCGGCGTCTCGCCCGTCGGACGCCGGCTCACGGTGGACGCGGGCCAGGTCAACCGGGAGATCGTCCTGGAGAACGACGCCGTGGTCGGCTCCGTCAACGCCAACCTCCGCCACTACCGGCAGGCCGCCGACGCCCTGGCCAAGGCCGACGTCGACTGGCTGCACCGCCTGCTCACCCGCAAGGTGCCGCTGGAGCGGGCGGGCGAGGCGTTCGAGCAGCGGCCGGACGACGACATCAAGACGGTGATCATGCTGGACCCCGACGCCGCCTGAGACGCCGCGAGGACGCCGCCCGGCATCGGGCGGCGTCCTCGCGGGGCCCGCGTCAGTGATACGCGTGCATCACCGCGTGGCCCTTGCCGCGGCCGATCATCCACCGGTTGACGGGCGTGGTGACGACGAACGCCAGGGCGAGCGAGAACGCGAGCGAGCCCCAGAACAGGAGGTCGGACAGCCCGGCGGTCATGGCGCCGGGCACGCCGACCATGACGGTGTTGTCGATCAGCTCCATCACGGCGATGGAGACGGTGTCCGAGGCGAGCGCCACCTTCGCCGCCTGCCGCAGCGGCACCTCCGCGCGCAGCACGCTCCGCATCGTCAGCGCGTAGCCGAACACGAAGGCGAGGACGACGGACAGCACGACCGTCGCCGCGTTGTGCAGGCCCGCCGCGGTGCCGATCACCATGCCGACGATTTCGCCGAGCGCACAGCCGGTCAGACAGTGCAGCGTCGCCTGCGCCGCCATGCCCCAGCTCGCGTGGGTGCCGCCGTGCTGCGCGTGGTCGTGGTCCATGGCCGTCCCCCTTCGGTAGTGGTTGCCGCGTACGTGAGACGACAACGATATACCCCCCAGGGGTATTCCCGTGGTCCCGTCACTCCTCGCGGAAGCCCCGCGTCGGGTCCTGTACGTGGGGGTGCTCCTGGACCGAGCCGGGGGCCGCCCGGTCGGGGGCGGCGGGACTGTACGGGGCCTGGGGCGGCGGCGGTGGCCGCAGGTCGCCCGCGGTTCCGGCCCCGGCCTCGGGCAGCCGCAGCGCGAGCAGGGCCGCGTCGTCACCGCTCGGCGCGATGCGTTCGAGGAGCTCGTCGCAGAAGTCGTCCACCGTGTTCCCCGCGGGCCGCCGCGCCAG
The DNA window shown above is from Streptomyces sp. NBC_00670 and carries:
- the hpnR gene encoding hopanoid C-3 methylase HpnR; protein product: MRLLLVHPSALMYSEIFLRLEPLGLERVAAAAREAGHEVRVVDLQVLREADLRREVFRFRPDVVGFSLNYLANIPEAIDLARAIKRVLPRSFVFFGGHSVSFVAEEVLEQAGGALDAVVRGEGEPAMAPLLEAVRDGGVEGVPGIVTADGRGPAPSMLHSIDSPRPARDLMRRRGRYFIGELDPCASIEFTRGCPWDCSFCSAWTFYGRSYRKASPEAAAAELASIREPNVFIVDDVAFIRPEHGNAIAAEVERRGVRKQYYLETRSDVLLRNTEVFERWTRLGLRYMFLGMEAIDAEGLDLYRKRVSPDENFQALEVARKLGISVAINLIVDPAWDEEQFRLVREFALSVPEIVHLTVMTPYPGTEIWHTEARRLTTRDYRLFDIQHAVVPTKLPLDVFYRELVRTQGVINRKHLGLRTAFGAARILGRNLAHGQTNFARMLWKFNSVYNPRRQFADHQRTVHYELPLPQRVDVGDRRQLYVHARPAGRGKGAAAKPAGGACAGDAVPTGD
- a CDS encoding glucose 1-dehydrogenase, with product MRALTVRPGHAATPSPQEIDEPTPAAGELLVRGLALGVCGTDREIARGEYGQAPGGRDRLVLGHESLGRVERAPDGSGFGAGDLVAGVVRRPDPEPCGACAHGEFDMCRNGRYEERGIKGRDGYGSEMWSVEADYAVRIDPGLGLAGVLMEPTSVVAKAWEQIERVGARAWFEPRRALVTGAGPIGLLAALLGRQRGLDVHVLDRVADGAKPEAVRALGATYHSGDAADVVSALRPDVVVEATGAGPVVFDCVSGTAAYGIVCLTGVSPVGRRLTVDAGQVNREIVLENDAVVGSVNANLRHYRQAADALAKADVDWLHRLLTRKVPLERAGEAFEQRPDDDIKTVIMLDPDAA
- a CDS encoding DUF4396 domain-containing protein — its product is MDHDHAQHGGTHASWGMAAQATLHCLTGCALGEIVGMVIGTAAGLHNAATVVLSVVLAFVFGYALTMRSVLRAEVPLRQAAKVALASDTVSIAVMELIDNTVMVGVPGAMTAGLSDLLFWGSLAFSLALAFVVTTPVNRWMIGRGKGHAVMHAYH